The window gcacttttttctaGACACAGCTATGACCTcattaaatgaagctcctccaaTCACTTCAACATGGTTACTTGGCCATAatatggtgccaaagcaatattttcatTAGACAGGGCTCCAAAACGAGCACAAAAACGGCAAATAggtttctgacagaggagtgcaaagaataaccAGAAGAATTGTCctagagccaaggaccacctgtggagatcTTAAAAATATCTGGAAgaagcaggtactgttgtcacaaggaaaacagtgagtaatgcactccgccgccacaGCCTGTATGCACACTCATCACGCCATAcaccattgctgaaaaaaaaaaaaaaaagcatatcaaagctcgtttaaagtttgctgaacaacatttggataaGCCAGTTCAATACTGAGAGTATGGTCGGGTGAGAGGAAAAtctaactctttggatgccataaggcacaccacgtttggaggagaaatgtcaCTGCaaatcaccctaaaaacaccataccaacagtcaagttcggaggtgggaacattatggtgtggggctgcttttcaccaaatggtactggtaaacttcacactattgaaggaaggatgaatgggcaaatgtagcGAGACACCCTTGACAAAAATCTTGCCATGgacaaggatgatgaaaatgaaacgagggtggacatttcagcaggataatgatccaaaacaaactgccaaggaaactctctcaattggtttaaaagaaaaaagaactaAAGCTGCTACAATGGCCCAGCCAACCACTTGACTTGAagccaatcgaaaatctatggaaagaactgcaaCTCAAGAGCCATAAAATAAGCCCACGGatccttcaagatttgaagagtgcttgtgtggaggaatgggccaaaatcacacaagagcaatgcatgcgactagtttctcaaTACAGGAGTCATCTTGaaactgtcattgcaaacaaaggcttttgtacaaagtgctaaatgaatagcagttggcgtgttcaatacattttccctgtcattgcacatttttacacaagttaatttctgatcttatttgatctactttctttgtatgtatggattacttgagttgttccctccatctggtgacattttcatgtcaatagcacctttggaaatatatttgagaaaaatggtgttaaatatttattacagCTGCGGTATATTCACCATGCACTACAATTTGGTTCAGGTTTGTAGAGaatccaaaaaaaatttaaaagttgCAATTACCTCGGAAATGAAAAAAGTTGCAACGTTACCTGAATTAAACTTTTGCAGACTACTTTGTAACtagatgatgaaaatgttttttttttttttttttaagtgggcaaagaaacaaaaagcaaCAGTAACACAAACACTCTGATTTTTCCCCATCAAGTCTGCTTACCTTTCATTCACTAAGGCGCTCGTGtctataaagaaaataaatagacTACATCTCCAAACATCGCCATTGGTTTGCGGTAGTCCGTTCACTGGTTCCttcatgtttgaaaacaaatataatccAGAGTCACAGAGCTCATAGCAAGATCCTCCAGAAAGTTCCAGTCAAGgcttttaaatgacattcaaacagccTGCAGACATTAAAAGGTTACTCTGTTCAAATTTATGATTGCtccagtgttttttgtttgtttgttcacacATTATTATGCTCCTTCAGCtccaaaaagggaaaaaacTTCAAAGTTTTGCAAGTCATTAATTGACTTAATTTATAGAtctataaataaatgttcataAATTAATGTCCAGtagataaatttttttttgtttcttttgtcctGAAGCGATCACATTGTGCTTTCTGCaaacaaaaacttaaaaaaaaaaaaaaaaaaaaaaagaagcagcagaTTTTTGCCAGAGATgaatccagattttttttttgtttgttttttttgaagatGGAAAAGGCTAGTGTTTATCTGTGGCGGCTGGATAATCCATTGCTGTTGGCGGCGGGCTCTTCCAGCTCATCGTCCTCAAAGCCGTGAAAGGTGGAGGCGTCGCTCTCCGACGTGGTGGCGAACAGCTCCTCGGCGCCGCCCGCGCTGCCGcctccctcctccttctcctcgaCGCCGTCAGCTGGCTCACGGGACAAAGAGGAGCAGAGTGAGTCCGCGGGTGACGGGAAGACAACAACTTCCCATGGGACTTTACAAACAATCGGAAGTTGCATATgttacattcaaataaatgataattaattacaaacacgtttgtttttcttcccatttCTTTCACCAACCAACAAAAATGATTATATTGGAAAACATGCTATGtattccattttccattccaaTACAGTATGCAAGCTTGATAATGGACGAGGGATACATAGTACAGAATTTGCAATAAAGCTGCTTGTATTCTCAAGATTATGCTACcagatgtgtgtgtatacagtaaacccccactATTTATGGGTGATAGGGACTGAGGCCTGCAGCAAATGCCACGTAATTAGTAAGTAACTAGTATTTAATTaatcttaataacatgtctgtgacatgctcaTGTCAAAATAGCCCAAAGATAACCAATTATAGAATGCTTTACACAACCTATGTGGAAGTTTTTTAGGTTCTTGACAGTGACATatgaaaggggacatattttgccaaaccaactttttctagtatttgggatgtaatattgccTCTGTGGTGCCTTTgcaaacgtgaaatatgaattaaaatcgaccacgcattcctgagttccagacgttttcctgcagagaggcctgaaatcatgtcattcgaatttctcgagtttATCTACGTTACTAGCGacgatctccgccttccctttccgctcccgagccagcgctgtcaaaaGAACAAAGACGTCTGCTCTTACAAGTGAGTCTTCTACACCGAGGCAACcagtcagaggaaagggggcggtcttagccaaatatggacaaaacggatacaaaattgggtcaaacagaagtagctgtcagaggggccttttctgggaacttgtatgacaaaacgaAGGTGTTTTccgaaatgaaattgacacttttatactaagtctatGTTAGAGTTTCACTCTACGGAGGTCTAAATaaccaaaatacgggacctttaaaaatGGATTTCAGATAGTTTATAAACAGAGCAGGACTTAAGATTTAATAGTTAatcttgtgtttttgtcattcttgtattattttagttttaatatgCACCCTAACTTATCATGTCATCGGAGGAGAAACTTCATTActgttatgtaaattagcccaaCAGTCGGGCTAATTTACGCTAATGAGCAGATAActaagatttacttggttgtgaaACTACACACTTGACGGGTGGGGGCAGGCACTCCACAGACACAGCTATTTGTATAAAAGCACTTAAGAATTACATTTCCTGTACTGTCCCCTTTAATATACAGTGGGCACTCTAGAGTCCAAAGTCCAAAAGTGGTGAAAATTGGAGTTCATATGAGACCGTAAAATCGGGTGGAACTTCAAGTGAGTATCAAAAGGAGTACCcgttttctttttgcattttgtttgtgtgcaggtGATGACAAAGCGTGACGataaacaaaacaggaaatgcTCTAACTCACTTGTGCATTGGCAAGTTGTGCAGGGGGAGCCAGATTTCATGAGCTTCTTGTTGGCATTCTGACATTTCTCACAGTATCGGTTGGGAATCCTGGTGCCGATGGGAGCCTTTGGACCTgagagaaatgtaaaaaaaaccatAAAATTTAGACCTTCCAGGTTTTCATGATGTTGCATCGCTAAGTACTAATGCGACTTCAGCGAGAATTTATGTACAACATACAACACTGATCAATCACCACATCTTTTCCACAAATCTAGCCAATTGTTGCAATTCTTCTTTGGTACTTCctctaatttacataataactgcaccacacacacagagttcCTCCACCATGACCAACTAGGCTGGGCAAAGCCAGTGGTGGCTTCACACAAGCGCAGGACAGAACCTCAAACCGCGAACCATGGTACTGTGAAGcacacgtgctaaccactcgtccaaTTACTTTCTATACTTTTGGTTTAACTGTGCTATGCTGCATTAACGGTTACGTAGCAAATAACAGAGATGAAACACTATCTGCAGACATTTTGATTGTTGAAGTTGTGACTAAGAGCTGGCCGGGCATTAGCAGACTATCAATAATATTGGTTCCCTGTGGAACACCAGAGGACATGTAAATGGAGAGGCACCAGAATAAGATGAACATATCAAGCCTTTTTGGAACAGCCTCACTGAACACTTTGGCACAGAAAGGCAAAGCTATTTTGAAACAGTAGTTCTTACGTTTGTGTCTGTCAGCGGGCTGCAGAGAAGGAGACCTGGATGTCACAGTGCTCCTCTCCCCAGCTCTGTCCTCCTCTGCCAGGTGGGAATTGGTATAGTGGTAGCTTAGTCCCGTACGGCTCCTATAGCGCTTCGCATAgactgtaacacacacacagtgaggaATCCTCTAAAATCATcaatcaaaacacaaaaaaattgcaaagaCATTAGAATTAAACTTAGACAAGTTACCAGAGGTTGATGATTTGGAATTATTCCTTTGTTTGTATCTGTCTGGGGgtgggaagggggaaaaaaaaaaaaaaaaaaaaaaaaaaaaaaaaaaaagtctgagtaAGTGTTGTCCATATACTGCAGTCGCAAATGTAACGTGAAACAACCCCAAGCTCCATTTTCCCACATCCAACTTGCATGCAAAGAATTACTTGAGCCTCCTGCAAGAACACTAGTTCACCCTGTTAAAAATCACAGTAGATTTAATTCAACAATGTGAACTGAATATTATACACTCACTGGACCCCTTATTGGGCCCCTACACTTAATGTACATCGCGATGTAATAGTccatattctttatttttttgtgtgtgtgtctaccaTTTCTTGATGGTATCGGTGATAAGACAAAATAGTGATTTATGAAAAGGTTTTTCTTAATGTAATATTAACAACTTGTAAATGTTGCTTAAAGCATTGGAAAAGATTGAGGTTGTGTTACCCTAGGAgcttgtcttttttccccctactaTTACTACACATCAGCCATCCTCATGTAACGTGTTCTGTTGTTCATAGAGTCCACTACACACTATAAAAGcagtaaaaacaatgtttttttttcctcgtcatGTGTGAGGTCCCTCAAATTTGAAACATTGGTTACGATATTAAAAATCAGCATGTGACTTTAGTTACTCATAGACAAGTTCAACATTGCAATGATGAGGATGTGATGCTGCTGTAATGTTGACTTACTGTCACAGACATATGGCTTGTCGTCATCCAGGTCTGCCTTCCTACGGCCTGAGCCCCGACCCTAAAGACAAACATTTAACCTTGAACATAAGAGCAGTAGCAGTTGCGTGGTAGTGAACTGTACACATCTCAAGTGTGTGCTTCTAATCTAGTTACTTACCCTTCCTTTGCCCCGGTGTCTCCTCTTGGGAGTGTCCACCTCGTAGTCATCGTCATCATTGAAAGCATCTTCTGCTGCGTCTGCCTCCAGAACTCTCTGACATGAGGATGCAGTTTGGAAAACCACATTGTTTTAGGTCTGCTTATGTTTCAATTTGGATTTAAATTTCTTGAAATTGGAAGGAGTTGAGTTGTGGAAATTGTTTAACATGACTAGCAGGCAACCTCTTGGTCTATGGCGGACAAAGAGACAGTTGATGCCACTTGGATTCGAGTGCAGGGGAGGACACTTGTCTTGAGTTTGTGTTTTATGGTCAATCTTATGTACAGCAGTTTGTGACAGTTGtggttgtttttggaaatgcgCTATAAATCAGGTTGAGTTGAGTCTCCACATTAGTGCAGCGGTCCGTCCTTACGGTGGCGAGTAGCCAAGAAACTATATACAGTCaaccagaggtgggaccaagtcattgcttttcaagtcacaagtaagtctcaagactttgccctcaagtcccgagtcaagtcccaaacagagacatgcaagtcccgagtcaagtcccaagtcatgACAAgcaagtcctgagtcaagtcaCAAGTCCTAAAATTCGAGTTTCGAGTTGTttcaagtcattttaacaacaaagtaattatatattttagtgtgtgtgtgtgtgtgtgtgtgtatatatatatatatatatatatatatatatatatatacacacacacacacacttatataatatatatatatatatatatatacacacttatataatatatatatatataatatataatatatatgtaatatattttaaaatccatacaGATTTATTTTTCGCTTAGTTTTTGCCCCTTCAAAAGCAAATCAATAAtatgttttcagttattctatgaaaatgctacgCTATGGCTTACTTTTTCACACTGTTTTTGATTCTTGAGAACATTACACTGACTAAACCTGACTGTATGTATTCCATGTAACTATTTGCatgatcgctca of the Phycodurus eques isolate BA_2022a chromosome 14, UOR_Pequ_1.1, whole genome shotgun sequence genome contains:
- the LOC133413001 gene encoding zinc finger protein DPF3-like translates to MAAVIQNPLKALGDQFYKDAIEQCRSYNARLCAERSVRLPFLDSQTGVAQNNCYIWMERHHRSPGVAAGQMYTYPARCWRKKRRLHTTTDPSLGIFGLKLDNGLISKDTLPTQGTTLEALLRGEGLDKRNSRNDEESLLEIQRVLEADAAEDAFNDDDDYEVDTPKRRHRGKGRGRGSGRRKADLDDDKPYVCDNRYKQRNNSKSSTSVYAKRYRSRTGLSYHYTNSHLAEEDRAGERSTVTSRSPSLQPADRHKRPKAPIGTRIPNRYCEKCQNANKKLMKSGSPCTTCQCTTDGVEEKEEGGGSAGGAEELFATTSESDASTFHGFEDDELEEPAANSNGLSSRHR